In Lysinibacillus sp. FSL M8-0337, the following proteins share a genomic window:
- a CDS encoding post-transcriptional regulator, translating to MSMQHAQLFEKIRPAIDSKIAEFKYYKYDAISAEELWRYCVEKKWRKKNVEQLRLYEIIATIFAVSPSDIVSFNQVEFLQSDDWFAEINTEELKSLLGPLKTQEEYVVSVKD from the coding sequence ATGAGTATGCAACATGCACAACTATTTGAAAAAATTCGTCCGGCAATTGATAGTAAGATTGCAGAGTTTAAGTATTATAAATATGATGCGATTTCCGCAGAAGAATTATGGCGTTATTGTGTAGAAAAAAAATGGCGCAAAAAAAATGTCGAGCAATTACGCTTATATGAAATTATCGCAACTATATTTGCAGTATCGCCTTCAGATATTGTATCATTCAATCAAGTAGAATTTTTACAAAGTGATGATTGGTTTGCAGAAATAAACACCGAGGAATTAAAATCGTTGCTTGGGCCATTAAAAACACAAGAAGAATATGTCGTTTCTGTAAAAGATTAA
- a CDS encoding oligosaccharide flippase family protein, with protein MSSFVRGTLFLMFVIFLSKLFGFFYRMQFMRIAGEEAVGIYMTAYPAFIFFISLIQLGLPIAVAKIVAELLAKNKRENIFGVMRTAIIWSFIGMIVFMPLVALTIPYISTTLLHNEQTTFTLWIALFAVPVSVGSGLLRAYLQGVAKITPTAWAQMLEQVVRIGFITFMLPLVAAYNNASITAASAMGITLLAEVVAFLYLWLHYAVSKKKLLPKKSKVESYPASPMLRVAIPSAGSKLFGSFTWFLEPIIFLKALTMAGLTASAATILYGVISGVLVPLLLFPAFVSTALSIVLIPAVSDAVARQHNALLQERISVSLRLSSLVGCIAATYFFVHGDELAMKLFHLEENRGYVKILAPIFYFYYIQSPLHSILQAVGEARAAMMNSIYGGLGKLFVMFVLASQPGIQEKGAVVAIGFGVLLTSFLHIATVRQRKNLRAGFRMFVVPYSCFIAVCIAQYFFMQILPLPFILSSCVTLFLLFTLLLMSNQLRFTDFHYIRKLAKKV; from the coding sequence ATGAGTTCTTTTGTACGAGGTACACTATTTTTAATGTTTGTTATTTTTTTATCTAAACTTTTTGGCTTCTTTTATAGAATGCAGTTTATGCGCATTGCTGGTGAAGAAGCAGTCGGTATTTATATGACCGCCTATCCTGCATTTATTTTCTTCATCTCACTCATTCAACTTGGACTACCTATCGCTGTAGCTAAAATTGTAGCAGAATTACTAGCAAAAAATAAACGAGAAAACATTTTTGGCGTGATGCGTACCGCAATCATTTGGTCATTTATTGGCATGATTGTTTTTATGCCACTTGTAGCCCTAACAATACCTTATATTTCTACTACACTATTACATAATGAACAAACAACATTTACACTTTGGATTGCACTGTTTGCCGTGCCTGTTTCGGTCGGTTCAGGATTGCTCCGCGCTTATTTACAGGGCGTTGCTAAAATCACACCAACTGCTTGGGCACAAATGCTTGAACAAGTTGTCCGCATCGGCTTTATTACCTTTATGCTACCATTAGTTGCAGCTTATAATAATGCTTCCATAACGGCGGCTTCTGCTATGGGTATCACACTTTTAGCTGAAGTTGTTGCGTTCCTGTATTTATGGCTCCATTACGCCGTTTCAAAGAAGAAATTATTACCAAAGAAAAGCAAAGTGGAGTCTTATCCGGCTTCACCAATGCTACGGGTAGCCATCCCGTCTGCAGGAAGCAAACTATTTGGCTCCTTCACTTGGTTTTTAGAACCGATTATTTTTTTAAAAGCATTAACGATGGCAGGGTTAACGGCCTCTGCCGCTACCATTTTATATGGGGTCATTTCAGGGGTTTTAGTGCCCTTGCTACTATTCCCAGCCTTTGTGTCTACAGCACTTTCCATTGTCCTTATTCCTGCCGTTAGTGATGCTGTTGCACGCCAACACAATGCGCTTTTACAGGAACGTATTTCCGTTTCGCTGCGCTTATCTTCTTTAGTAGGCTGCATCGCCGCCACTTATTTTTTCGTTCACGGTGACGAGCTAGCCATGAAATTATTTCACTTAGAAGAAAATCGAGGCTATGTGAAAATTTTAGCACCTATATTTTATTTTTATTATATTCAAAGTCCATTACATTCCATTTTGCAGGCAGTTGGTGAAGCGCGCGCTGCCATGATGAACTCCATTTATGGTGGACTCGGTAAACTATTCGTTATGTTTGTACTGGCCTCTCAACCTGGAATCCAAGAAAAAGGGGCTGTTGTAGCCATTGGCTTTGGCGTTTTGCTCACATCTTTCTTGCATATCGCTACGGTCAGACAGCGCAAAAATTTACGCGCCGGCTTCCGTATGTTTGTTGTACCTTATAGTTGTTTTATTGCCGTTTGTATTGCCCAGTATTTCTTTATGCAAATACTGCCACTACCATTTATTTTAAGTAGCTGTGTCACATTATTTTTACTCTTTACGTTATTATTAATGTCTAATCAATTACGTTTTACAGATTTCCACTATATTCGGAAATTAGCCAAAAAGGTCTAA